A segment of the Sphingobacterium oryzagri genome:
CCGAGAAAGTGATGGTTTTCGACGAGCAGCAACAAGTTTACGTACCTTCGCCACGCACCTCTTTTCATGCTTGGAAACAATTGGTTAAAGGTATAGCGCCAACCTGGGGCGAAGGTGAGTTGTTTTTTATCAAGCGCATACGTCAACTTATTCGCGAGAGTTTGCTGCGCAAGTCTGAAGAAATTTACAGCCTGAATCAAGAGCTTATCCTCTTGAACAATGCGCTAGACACATATTCTTACACCGTTAGCCACGATCTAAAAAATCCGCTGTCGGTGATTAAACTGTCTGTACAAATGTTGCAGGCCAAGAAAGACATATCTCCCGAGTTATTGGGCAAGCTTACGGTCAACATAAAAGATGCCAGCGAGCTAATGGAAGGTATGTTAAACAAAATATACGAGTTTTCGAAAGTTAAAGAGTTCCGATACCAGCCGCACCTGATCACTACGAATCAGATAATCCCGCAAATTATCGATCATTGCCGGATTCAACACGGTGCACACAATTGTCAAGTTGATTTAGGCGAACTTCTGCCGGTGATGGGTGAAAAAACATTGGTATACCAATTGTTTTTAAACATCATCAGTAATGCTATAAAATATTCGAGTAAAAATGATCAAGCGCAGGTACGTATTGAAAGTACGTTAGCCGAATGGAAAATACGCTATACCATTGAAGATAATGGGATCGGTATTGCCGAAGACGAGCTCAAAACCATTTATGACATTTTCAAACGGATGTCTAATTCGGGAGGTTATGAGGGCTCGGGCGTAGGATTAGCGATTGTGAAACGTATCGTAGACAGGCTTGGTGTTAAAATATTAGTGGAAAGTGAGCTCAACAAAGGCACACGCTTTCATTTAGATTTTCCTAATTAATTTTATTTAACAGCACCGCGCTTTTCGCACGTGCGCAAAGCAGCAAAAAAAAGTCGATGACCATAAACCGTCATCGACTTTTTTTGCTTTAAGCGTAGTCTGAAGCCCGATAGCTGTAATTCTACAAGGTATTTGTAAACCATTAATTGCTTAAGCTGTTCTTTTAATAATATATGACAATCAAAGTTTCATTTAATCATAATAACGTATGAAAACATTAGATGCCGAACTATTGAACAGCTTAACCAAGAACGAATCAGCTCCTTGCTTAAGTATTTACTTGCCTGTGCACAAAAATGTATCAGAGAGTGCACAAGATCCGTTAAACCTTAAAAACATTATAAAAGACATTCGTACCAATGTCAAACCCGAAGATGTACAAGGTGTGGAGAGCTTGCTAGAGCCTGTAGAAAAGTACCTCGAAGAGAAATCTTTCGTCCGGGAAAATGATGGTACACTGGCTATCTTTTCTTCACCCAAAGTATTTGAAACGGTTTTCTTGCCTACAGCACATGCGCCAGCTTTTTTTGTGGACGACTGTTTTTACGTGTTGCCTTTGTTAACATTTGCTAGCGAAAATAAACGATTTCATGTACTCACTGTCGGGAAAAACCATGTGCGACTGTTTGAAGGCGACCGTTATCGTTTCGAAGAAATAAGCCTTGGCGACGATATTCCGCGAACGATGAAAGAAGCGTTGGGCTACGACTTAACCGATAATCACCTGCATGCGGCTGCGGGCGGCTCTGCTGCTATCCACGGTTATATGGAAATTACGGATGAAAAAGACACAGACAATGTGCGTTTTTTCCGGATCATCGATCATGAGATTAACACCAATTACAGTAAACCCGAAAAGATTCCGTTGATACTGGCGGCACTGCCTGAAAACCAAAGTTTGTTTCAGTCGTTGAGCAAAAATGAGTGTTTGCTTAAAGATTATATTGCGTTAAATGCAGACAGCATTGATAAAGCCGATCTTCACCAGCATGCCTTAGCTATTTTTGAGCAGGCAAAAACACAGCAGGTTGCTAAACAACTGGAGCGCTTCGCAGTAGGTAAAAACGAGAAATTAGCGACTGATGAAGTTGCCGATATTGCTCGCCACGCGATGGACAGCCGCATCGATCAGCTATTTATTGCCGAAGGTAAAACGCTGGCTGGCACCATTTCTGTCGAAGATCGGAAGATTAAACCAAATAAAGACAGCTATGGCGATATTATCAATCAGATCGCGCTGCTGACCTATAAAAATGGCGGTCAGGTGCATACTTTAGCTAATAATACGTCCGCATTGCCGCGCGGCATCGGTTCATTAAATAGATTTTAATCCGATACCGACTAATTGCACATGTATTACGTAATTGATCGGTAAAAAAATCATAAAAGCTAGCCAATGCAGGAAAAAACAAAACATTTCCAGCATTGGCTTGTTCTTTTAATACCTAATGATAAAGGGGTAAGCTTAACCTAACCTGCTTACTTCAAGATTTGCAAAGCATATGCGTAACAAGAGAACAATAATTATTTCCAATCGATTGCCCGTCCGTGTCGAACGACGCGACCAAGAACTACATTTTATACCAAGCGAAGGCGGCTTAGCAACAGGACTAGGCTCGATTTACCAACAAGAAGGAAATATCTGGGTTGGATGGCCCGGATTTGTGCCGGAAAACGAACAGGAAGAGGCGATAACGCGCCAAAAGTTGGCTGAGCTCAACTTGGTTCCTGTTTTTCTGACAGAAGAAGAGTTACAGGGTTATTACGAAGGGTTTTCCAACGAAGTACTGTGGCCGATATTTCATTACCGTTTATCTTATGCGGTGTACAATACCGAAAACTGGCACACCTATCAGCAAGTAAACAGAAAATTTGCAAATGCCGTGGTCGAGCAATCACCCGGCGAGAAAGATGAAGTTTGGATACACGATTATCAACTCATGCTTCTTCCAAAAATGGTTCGCGACCAACATGAGCATATCGCGATCGGATATTTTCAGCATATTCCTTTTCCGCCAGACGAGCTTTTCAGAAGCATTCCCTGGCGCGATCAGTTGATCAAAGGATTGTTAGGTGCCGATCTTATCGCCTTTCATACCTACAATGATACGCAGCATTTTCTCAATGCCTGCACACATATACTCAGTTTGCCTATCCAAAACAATTGTTTGCATGTAGATGGCAGAAGCGTGTATGCGGAAGTGTATCCAATGGGCATTGATTTTGATAAATTTAGTGGCCTGGCGCAAAGTCCGGCTATTCAGGAACGTGCACGCGAGATTCGCAGTTATTATAAAGAACGTAAGTTTATCCTTTGCATCGATCGGCTTGATTACAGCAAGGGAATTATCGAACGTTTACAAGCCTATGAAAGCTTACTGCAAACATATCCGGAATTAAGGGAGCAAATCGTGCTTTACATGCTGGTGGTTCCTTCGCGTGATACCGTGCCGCAATACCGCATGTTGCGCGACGAGATAGATCGCGCTGTCGGTCATATCAACTCCATTTATGGTATGAATGAGTGGCAGCCTATTGCTTACTATTACAACTCTTTCCCTGTAGAAGAACTTTCAAGTTTGTATGTAGCGGCTGATGTTTGTTTAGTTACGTCCATTCGTGACGGCATGAATTTGGTCTGCAAAGAATATGTAGCGAGCAAGGAGCAAACCAATGGCGTATTGGTATTGAGTGAGCTTGCGGGTGCATCAAAAGAATTGCTGGAAGCGATACAGGTCAATCCAAATTCGATAGACCAGATTCGCGAAGCACTTAAATTAGCGATTGATATGCCGGAAACTGAAAAACGTCGTCGTATGCAAGACAGCATCGATATCGTTCGAAAATTTAATGTCAGGCATTGGGTGAAAATTTTCTTTAACCGCTTACACGAGATCAAGACGGTACAAAAACAGGAAATGGCAAGAAGGGTACGGTCTGAGGTGAAAGATGCGATCTCCGAACAATACCAAGCGGCCAAGAAAAGATTGTTTTTTCTCGATTATGATGGGACGTTGATTGGTTTCCATAAAGA
Coding sequences within it:
- a CDS encoding bifunctional alpha,alpha-trehalose-phosphate synthase (UDP-forming)/trehalose-phosphatase; the encoded protein is MRNKRTIIISNRLPVRVERRDQELHFIPSEGGLATGLGSIYQQEGNIWVGWPGFVPENEQEEAITRQKLAELNLVPVFLTEEELQGYYEGFSNEVLWPIFHYRLSYAVYNTENWHTYQQVNRKFANAVVEQSPGEKDEVWIHDYQLMLLPKMVRDQHEHIAIGYFQHIPFPPDELFRSIPWRDQLIKGLLGADLIAFHTYNDTQHFLNACTHILSLPIQNNCLHVDGRSVYAEVYPMGIDFDKFSGLAQSPAIQERAREIRSYYKERKFILCIDRLDYSKGIIERLQAYESLLQTYPELREQIVLYMLVVPSRDTVPQYRMLRDEIDRAVGHINSIYGMNEWQPIAYYYNSFPVEELSSLYVAADVCLVTSIRDGMNLVCKEYVASKEQTNGVLVLSELAGASKELLEAIQVNPNSIDQIREALKLAIDMPETEKRRRMQDSIDIVRKFNVRHWVKIFFNRLHEIKTVQKQEMARRVRSEVKDAISEQYQAAKKRLFFLDYDGTLIGFHKDADAASPTESLYRTLELLQSNPANQIVIISGRPHETLDRWFGRKDYYLVAEHGAWSNYPEHTWQSKNHISTRWKIPVKHIMNKFANRTAGAIVEEKTYSLAWHYRKAQTGLGQLRSQELVDSLRYLIPHHGLQLLMGDKVIEVKNSELNKGKAAMEIVADYQPDFIFAIGDDATDEDMFLELPQEAITVKVGNKKSAAQFYVESQEEAVSLIDYFATKNLDLPPESTSNAHLQKL